The genomic stretch TAGCATTGCTAGTAGCACTTTTGCTTAGCTGCAATGTTTCTCTTATTTGATCAAAGGTCAATTCCGTCTTTGGTGATACAAGCAGGAGGGCTATCACTCTTGAAACAGCTGGCTGAAGTCCTTCGTGTTCATGCATCACACCAAGGCGCTCTATGAGCTCTTTCTGTTGATCTGTTAATTGAATTGCGTTTTCCATTACTGTTAAATTATGGAGCAAAGATATAAATACTTTTTAGTTCTGCAATTACAGAACTAAAAATACTTTCAATAGTTTTTAGATTTGGGAACTAGTCCGTGGGCTGTATAATGGAGAGAATATTTCCGGCTGGATCCTTAAACCAAGCAATAGAAGGGCCGTTTTCACTTCGGGAAATACCTTTACTATCCTGATTAAATCCGTCATAGCGTTCAAAAGTAATACCCCTAGTACTTAATTGGGCTACCGCCTCTTCAATGTTTTCAACAGGAAAATTGAGAATTGTGAATGTTGCAGGCTGGTGGTTTTCTTTAGGATATATAATTACTGGATTTCCATTACCAACATGTAATTCAAGTAACCCCATTACGCCATCCATTACTTTCAGCTGCAGTTTGTCACCATAAAATTCTCGGGCTTTATTAATATCAGAAACTGAAAATCCGCTAAAGGCTCTGTTGTTATCAATCATAGTTTTTAATTTATGATACTTTTCTTTCGCACAAAATACATATCTAATTTACCCTTTCCCTTGGCTTCAATTTTTCCTCTATGCTCAAACTCGAGTTCGGGCACATCTTTGATGATCTCATAAGTAACCTCCGAAATGTTGACCTTTCCTACCTCACAGGAGCTCTCCATTCTAGCTGCGGTGTTTACGGTATCACCCCAAATATCATATTGGAATTTCTTCACACCTACAATTCCGGCAACCACCGGCCCGGTATGAATTCCTATCCGCATACTGAACAGGTTTAAAATATGTGTATCGCTGTATTGCTGTCTTTTTTCCTTTACAATGTCTTGCATTTCCAAAGCAGCGAGAACTACATTTTTTACAGAGTTTGGATTTGGAACAGGCACACCACCAGCCGCCATGTATGCATCACCAATGGTTTTTATTTTTTCGATTTTGTATTTAGAAACTACATTGTCAAATGCCTTGAAATAATAATTGATTTCATTCACGAGCTCTTTGGCCGTTAGTTTTTCGGAAAGCTCAGTAAAAGCCACAAAATCTGTAAACAACACAGACACTTGGTTAAAATCACGTGCTTCAGATTTCCCCTGCTCTTTAAGTTCTTCGGCTATTTCATAGGGGAGAATGTTAAGAAGCAGTTTTTCGCTTCTATCTTTTTCCTTTGATATTTTTCGCTTTTGCAAAATGGCAACCAATAGAAAAATAATTACAGATACAAAGCCAGCAATAACCAGATTTCGGACAACCTTCTGCTTTTCTAAATCTAAAGATTGTAGCTCTTGATCCTTTTTTAAGAGGTTTATTTCGTTTTGCTTTTTTTCTATTTGGAAATTGAAGAGTTGATTGGAAAGGAGTTTTTGAGTTTCAATGTTGTAAAGGGAATCCTTTACATTAACCATAAGGGTTTGGTATTTATAAGCACTGTCATACCTATTAGAAGCGAAGTAAGCTTGACCTAAGCCTAAATAAGAGAGCTCCAAAAATTTAAGATAGTTAGTTTCTTTGGCGAGAATTATGGCTTCTCTATAAAGATTAATTGCCTTGCGATAATCTTTTAAATCGAAATATACTTCCGCCTTTGCAACTAGAGCGGTGGTTTTGTTTGGTTTTGCATTTAGTAGGTCAGCAGTTTCTAGAGCCTCATCTAATGTTTTTAAAGCTTTTGAATATTCTCCTTGTTTGGTGTATACTTTCCCAATTTCAATCATGGTAAATACAGTACCATCAGTCCCCTGCATTGCATTCAAAGAGCGAGTGTAATACTCTAAAGCAAGATCATAGTTTTTTCGGGTGAAGTAAACGATTCCAATATTAAGGGAAGAGTTTGCAATAGCATCGCTGGCGCCAATTTTTTCACTAAGTTCCAATGCCCTGCTTAAGTATTCCAGAGCCTTGTCGAGAGTTGCTGATTTATCAATATATACCGCTCCAATGTTGGTTAGAGCAGTTACTATTCTTAGTGTATCCTTTAATTCTTCGGATATTTTAAGAGATTTGAGGTAATAATCTAGAGCTCGGTTATACTCGCCTTCATTATAATAGATGGCTCCGATGTTACTTTGGATGTTAGCTACACCAATTCTATCATTTATAGAGTCAAATACAGACAATGATTTTTGCCAACTTGATAATGCATCCACATATTCTCCTTGGTAGTAATAAGCAATTCCTACATTCTTTAAAGCATAGGCAGTACCTTTCCTATATCCTATTTTATGTGCCAATTTCTTGGCATTCTCAGCAACGATAATTGCCTTTTCTGGAGCTGAGCTAAAGTAAACACTACTAAGTTCAAGCATCTTGTTCACCTTCAGAGTGTCCTCTGGCAAGGTGTGCACGTGGGCTCGGAGGCTGTCAATTTCATTGCCTTGCGCACTTACTGATAAATTCAACAAAAGGATAAGTAAAATTGGCAGTACGTGTCTCAGCATATTTTATAAATATCTGGTTAAGATAGTTAATCCTTGATGACCTTATAAGTAAACCTTTCTTCTTTGGTCTGCACAATAACCATATACATTCCGGGGTGCACGTTAGAGAAGTCTACTTTGTAATTTCCTAAATCAGTCTTTGTCAGTATATAATTCTCATTCGTACGCTTTCCATTGAGGTCATAAATGAATATTTCTTCGCCAGCAAACTGGTTGAATGTATTTATAACTAAATGATTTTTTACTGGGTTGGGATATATCGATGGCTCTGTTGCATATTCCTCGGCTAACTCAATTGGTGAGCTACTTTTCTTAGCAACTATACATTTTTGCGAATTATTATTAGCATACACCAAACTATAGCTTAGGCTATTGTTTTGATTGGAAAATACAAACCATGCAAAACCAGATCCGTCAAAGTAGATATCCTTACTGCCATTTCCCGCATGGAATATTTCAGTTGGATCATCACTATTTAGCCCCCCAGAAAGTATCACATTATTTTTTCCTTTTGGAATATAAATTGGAGTGCTATTTCTATTGCTATAGCTAATGTGGGCCACATAATCAAAACCTGAAGAGTGGTTACTAATTTGATCAACGCACTGTAAGGAGAGTAGGATTTTTTGGGTTCCAATACCTTTTGGGTTCACGTATAATTGTCCGGTGGTGTAATAGATCAAATAGTTTGATGCACGTTCTATTACTAAACCAGATGGATTAATATCATACACACCAGCTGCGCCAGTATACATTGAACCTAATGTGAGGCTTGGTGCTGATAGTATTGAATCTATACTATAATGATCACCTAAAATATCATAGTTAAAAGGAGGCGCTGGAGAACCTGCTTCAGCGAATGTATCTCTAGCTGTAACATAAATCTCAGCCGGGTTTACGGTCAAAATTCCATCAATGAGGATAATGTCGTAATTACCTGAACTTCCTCCCAGCAGGTAAATTGGATAAACTCCAATACTGCTGGAGTCAACGGCTTGGCATGATACGATAGGAAGTGTTAAGTCACCAGGAGCGTCATTGTATTCAAATCCATTATATGATAGGTTGAATGCAGGATTAGGTTTTCCATATATTTTGGAAGTATCTTCTGCAGTGACGATAAGGTTTGCTTTATTAACTACCAATTTTCCTAACACATAATGCACAACATAATTTGTAGGTTGCACCAGCATTAAACTATCTGGAACAATGGTGTATGTTCCCGCATCTACTTGCGTTGTGCTTATTGAATTTTCACTTGAATCTAAAATCTTGTAGGTGGGAATATTCTTAATCACGTTAGAATCTGCATCACCATACTGATAACCGCTGGTAGAGTGAGAAAAGGAGATACTGTCCCCATATGTCCTTGTTAGAGAATCAACTTTAAAGGTTAGCGTAGCAGGAGTGATAGTGAGGTTCCCTAATTCATAGGTGATATTATAATTTGCATTAAATAGGGGGGCAGGAACAATAATATGAACTCCTACATCTGTTCCAGTTATTAAATTAATCGGTAAGAAACGAAAGACACTATCAGTTCCTAAAGTATCCAGATCATTTTCATCAAAAACTAAAGCCACCTCACCACTATCGGAAATGGTATCTAATCCATTGATTAAAGGGATTCCATTCACTAATGGTTGGGCATTAACCAAAGGATAACCGTTGACAACGGCTCTTCCATATGCAACGGCTCTAGCATTTACCACAGCCCTCCCATAAGCAGATAGTGTAGATCCTCTCTGGCGTGGAGCGGTTAGCAGGGTTGCATTATTTGGTGAAGTTTGATAGTCAAAAATTGATTGGGCTGCAATCTCGACAAAATAAGTAGTATCATACTGAATGGCGCTGTTTACCACGGCTCTTCCATAAGCCACAGCTCTTGAGTTTTCCACAGATCTTCTGCTAGCGGCATAAGATAATCCACGTAGATCGGCATTTACTACTGCACGTCCGTATGCACTTCTTCTTACTACAGCCACAGCATTCGTTAAGTTGGATTGGTGATTATACTCAATGGAATCGCTAAATAAAGCTAGTTCAGAAGGGGCAACAAGTGAATCTTCAAATGAATATTCAAAATGGAAATCACCTAAGGGATAACCATATTCTACCGTTGTATCTTTTGCAGTAATGGTTAAAGGCATTGGGTTTATGGTTAGCGATCCATCTACAAACTCATAATTGAACAACTCAGAAAGTCCAAGTTCATAAGGGATGTTCAAGTCAAGAGAGTCCATTTCTGCACGGATCAAATAAATTCCAACATTGCTAGTGGAGGTGGCTGTTGTAAATACATCAATACTGTCAAGACCTAAATCATAAAGACTATATCCAGCAGAATCAAAAGGAATGCTGTCCACCAATACCTCAAAGGTTAAAAGAGGAACTGCTTCGCTATACTTTTTGGTTTTGTTGTTTACAACAATTTGCACGTTTTTTTTGGTTGGAGAAAATAGGAGGAGGGTATCTGAAAATCCACCATCCAGAAGAGAGGAAGAGATGGGATTGTTGTAAACTCGAACTGGTGGGTTTCCATTAAATGGCGGAATATTCGCTGCAATTTCTGAAGAATTAATATAGTTTGATGAGACGGTGTCATCACGTAATAATACTATACTTGAAGGTGTAAAATAATCTCCGATGATGTTTACACTTATAGTATCCGTTCCCGGAATTTGGGTAGTATCGAGAAATGAAACCTGTGATACGGATGGCTTGGGGTTAGCAAAAGAAAGCATGGCTTGATCGGCTTGAATAAATCCTGAGCCGCTTTCATTATCAAAACCAGAAGCACCCATATCAATAGCAGTATTGCTAAGCAAGTTTTTAATTTCTAATGGTGTGCTATTATGGTTTTCAAATTTTGCTTGAGCTGATTTTAGCAAAGCGGCCACCCCAGCGGCATGTGGTGCGGCTGCGGAGGTACCAAAAAAGTTTGGAAACGCATCCGATTCTATATTTGGTCCACCAATATTTACAGTGGTATTCACGCCATTGGGGGCGCAAAACTCAGGTTTGTTACGAGCTGTTCCATTTACAGGGGTGCCACCTCTTGACGAAAATGAAGCAACAGAAGGTGTGTTTCCAAATTCTGGAGTATTGCTATAAAGCACAGCTCCCACGGCCATTGCACCTTCTGCATTAGGGTGGCCAACTATGGTGCTGGTCCCGGATTGATATTCATTAATAATCATATTGCCCTGAAAGACGATGTACTTAAAAAATACATTTTGACTTCCAGATTCGCGAACGATCAATATGTTGGACTGTGTGTGTTGAGTCACCGTAAAAGGCATTACCTCCAAGGGGTCGTTGTTGAGGTTATTTCGGTTAAAACCGAAAAGGGTGTTCCCTAAATCATCAGTCAGATAAATGTCCAAGTCATTATTAGTACCGGTACTGGTTTGCCCAATACTATAAACTGAATCTTGCCATTGCAAAACGATGGTATAATTGCCTGGCTCTAGAGTTACACTTTGAAAAATATCGCCTCCACCAAAGTCATGAGCATCACCAAGAATGTTATTAGGAGTAGGAGCTGGGTTGAATGCGGAGGCATAGGATTTATCACCAAAATTACCAGCTGATGAAAAGTAGCTAACTCCCGAATCTGCCACGGCATTTACAGTTTGTGAAATCACACCATCGGTCAAAAAGGGCTCTGTAATAAAGGTGATGTCGTCTACTATTATGTCACAGCTATCTGCTGCAAGGTCTAGAATCCCTTTAGCCATATTTCCAGCGCTCAAAAAACCTGTAGTAAATGCAAGCTCAGCCTTAGGTGCCACATCATGAATTATTTGCAGCATGGCTCGGCCTTCGTCAGATTGAACTCCATAAGGGAAATCCTGAAGAACCTTTATTGGAGTTGGGTTTTTAGTATTTCCATTACCGGGTAGATCTTCGTTCAATACGTCTGTCGGAGCTTTATTTCCTGGTTGAGTATTGTAGCTATTTGACAAAACTCCAACTTTCACACCTTCACCGGCAACATCATACCCTAATCTTGCAAAAGGAGCTCTTAGAGCTTTATCGCCTTGACTTAGTGCAATTCCACTATTTACAACTGGGGGAAAGAGAGGACGAACGTAATTGATAAGAAGGGGGAGACTATCTAGTTTTTGTAAATTTTGGATAGGAAACAGACCTGTTATAGTCAATGAAGAAGGGCCATTATCAATCACATTTGTAAGACCATAGCTTGGTGATTGCAACAAACTAAGAAGCGTTTGATATTGTCCTTGTACTGCAATAACCTCTATGTAAACCCCGCCATTATCTAACCTGAAAATGTTACCAGCGGTGTCATTATAATTTGCATTGTCAATCAATGTTCCCAATTCAGAGCCAGTAGGATTGGGCGATTTACCTGCGGTGGGTGGCGGATAATAGGGTATAATGCAGCTTGATTCGGGCACATTCACATTTACAGATTGGGAGCAGCCACTGGCCAGGGAAACAGTCAACGTGTATAGTCCACCTTTATTTACCGTAGGGCTAAGCGTATTGGCTCCGCTTGCAATATTTCCATTTGCCGTGTGCCAATTGTAAGTGGCATTTGTAGCGCTGGTATTTGCTAATAGTACAACATTGCGTTGGCTGCAGGTTACTGAGTCAGGGGTGCTAATATTGATAACAAATGAAGAATCACAAAAGGCGAAAGGTACATGTTGAAAAGTTACACCATTATTTAGGGTTACAAACTTGGGGCTGAAAAGTGCACCGGTTACAAATGCTTGGCTTGTGTTTTTACTAATAGTAATACCTCCGAAAGGAGCCCAAACCGTTCCTTTCCATTCTGAATATTTATTTGTACCAATCCACCCCGAATTTTGATACCAAGCTGTTTTTCTATCGCTTGAGGAAGAGCCTGTTCCGTGCGTTTCAGCGTAAATCCTTGAAGCATCGCCTCCATTGATAATGTTTACCTCAAGTTTCCCAAGGTCTACATCTCCATGAATTAGAAGTCGGATGTTACCTGTGGGGGCGTTTTGAAAATCGAAGGTGAAAACGTTTTTGTACCCAGTATTTTTTATTGCGCTAAACACATAATCACCAATTCCAGAAAACACAAGCTCATTTACACCACTTAAGGCAATACTGTCATAAGAACCGGGAGTAATATTAGCATCACTGTAAATAGAAGTTGATCCCAAGGGAGGGAAGCTGTTTACGAAAGGATATTTGGGTAGCGGTGCGAATACAGGTTGAGACAACACTTCACCACCCTGTGGAGTTGGGCCATCGTACTGCGTTCCTGCTGGATGGGTTACTTGCCCAATTACAAAGCCGGGTTGAATAATGATATCACCATTTATGAAAAGATTACCAGCCAAATTTGCACGGTGACCAACTGTTAAAGTAGAGTTTGAGCTTGACCTGGCATTTGCGCTCCAAATACTTCCAGACACTTGGGCATCTGTAAAAATGTGAGTTTCATTTCTTGCGTAGATTCCTCCTTGAAGCGTAAATGACCATAAGGTGGATACGTTAGTATAGCTTCCTACATTTCCCCCCAATATTACATTGGTTGCTCCTAAAGAAACTCCACAATCATTGGGTGCTACGCAATTAGAATCCCCTCCCAAAATTGCATAATCCATAATGGAAGATGATTGTGAGGTGCTGAATAGGGGGATTAAGAAAATAATAAGTCCGAGGAATGTTTTGTTTCCAAAGGAAATACTCCAATTGCTGCCAAGGCTGGCGCATTTTGTAAAGGTTTGCATGGTTGTAAGGTCTGGTTTTGCTTGTATTAAAAGTACTTGTTTTCAATGACATAACATTGAATGTTCACTTTTTCGCGATAGCGTAAGATTGATATCCCTGAAATCAGGGATAGTCCATTGTTGTATTAAACCAGATTTTAATAATCGAGAAAATGCCTGTAATAACTTTGTAATGAAGGTGTTATGGGGTGGGTGCTTTTGGAAGTGTCTGTTTTACAATTGATAATCAAATTCGTAAAAGTGTTTTCCTTCCTTGATGATAATCGCCATAGTTCCAGAAATATTTTCCAGTTCTCCACTACCAGAATTAGGCACTACTTCTAGAATAAGTTTGTTATCCGTGCTGGTCATCGTTCCAAAATGCTGAAGAATGAAACTTCCTTTTTTCCCATGAAGGGTACCATTTGCTTGCTCGATAGCTACATATCCTGCCGAGCCCTTTACAGAGCTCATAGCACTTAGCATTTCACCTTTGCTTTGCGCTGATAAGTCACCGTGAAATGTTTTGTCAATTGACATTCTTCCAAGCTGAGCACCATCACTTGCTTGTGCAGAAAAATCTAGTGGTGTCATTTTTACTTCAAAGGATCCGGTGGCTTTCATAAGTGATAATTTAGAATTTCAAATGTATTAGAAATACGCTATGGTGACCTTAGTCGTGAATAACTCTAAATGAAAGGTTTAGAAGTGGTAGACCTAAAGTGGGCAAAATTCCCAAATTAATACCCGAAAAAGTTTTCCATATCTGCATCCCTTTGCAGGAGTGCGATTGAGTACTTTAGAAACATACCATTGTTAATTTCGTTTATAAGGAAGATGAGTTTCAAAAGGGGCTGTGAGTATATTTATAGTCACTCTTTAAAGAAAATAATACACCCCAAAAAATAGATTTATGAAGACAGAAGTGGTAGCGGATGTGACTGATAGATTGAGTTATACGTACGAAGAGGCTCTAGAGGCGGCCAGTAAATATTTTGATGGTGATGAACTTGCTGCAGGTGTTTGGTTGAATAAATATGCTCTTAAGGATTCTTATGGCAATATATATGAGCGCACTCCTGAAGATATGCATCATAGAATGGCAGCTGAGATAGCGCGTGTAGAAAAAAAATACCCGAATCCGATGAGTGAGGCGGAGGTGTTTGAAGTGTTAAATAGGTTTAAATATATCGTTCCACAGGGTGGACCGATGACGGGTATTGGAAATGAATTTCAGGTAGCTTCACTTTCAAATTGCTTTGTAATAGGAAATGATGGAACAAGTGATAGTTATGGAGGGGTGATGAAGATTGATGAAGAGCAGGTTCAGCTGATGAAACGAAGGGGTGGAGTTGGTCACGACCTGTCACACATTCGGCCGAAAGGCTCGCCTGTAAAAAACTCTGCACTTACCGCTACGGGTGTGGTTCCTTTTATGGAGCGATACAGCAACTCTACGCGCGAAGTTGCGCAAGATGGAAGGAGAGGAGCACTTATGCTGAGCATATCCATTGACCACCCGGATTCAGAAGCTTTCATAGATGCCAAGCTTGATGGAACTAAAGTAACTGGGGCAAACGTATCTGTTCGTATCACTGATGCTTTTATGAAAGCCGCTGTAAGCGGTGAAAAATATACACAGGCATTCCCTATTGGTTCCAAAGACCCATTAATAACCAAAGAAGTTGACGCTCGTTCTATTTGGAATAAAATAATACATAATGCATGGGCTTCGGCAGAACCAGGTATTTTGTTTTGGGATACTATAATTCGTGAGTCTGTGCCGGATTCGTATAAAGACCTTGGTTTTGAGACGGTGTCTACCAACCCATGTGGCGAAATCCCACTTTGCCCTTATGACTCTTGTCGTCTTTTAGCTATCAATTTATTGAGCTATGTAGAAAATCCGTTTTCAGAAGGCGCTTCTTTCAATTTTGAAAAATTTAAAGAACACGCTAAAATAGCTCAGCGCATAGCTGATGATATTATTGACCTTGAACTTGAGAAAATTGATGCCATTATGGCCAAAATAAAGGCCGATCCGGAGAGTGAAGACGTAAAGCGTACGGAGTTTAGCCTTTGGGAAAAAATCAAAGAAAAATGTATACAAGGGCGTAGAACAGGGATTGGCATTACTGCCGAAGGAGACATGCTGGCCGCTCTAGGTTTGAGATATGGCTCTGAAGAATCACTTGATTTTACTGAAGAGGTACATAAAACTTTGGCTGTTGAGGTGTATCGTGGATCCATGGAATTGGCTAAAGACCGCGGAGCCTTTGGAATATTTGACTGGGAGTTGGAAAAGGAAAATCCATTCTTGGCTCGCTTGGGGGAAACCGATCCAGAGCTACTTCAAAATATAAGTAAGCATGGCCGTAGAAATATAGCCCTTCTTACAATCGCCCCTACAGGTACTACTAGCCTTATGACGCAGACTACTTCTGGTATTGAGCCGGTATTTATGGTGTCTTATAAACGCAGGAAAAAAATCAACCCAAATGATAAGAATACCCGAACAGACTTTGTAGATGATTTAGGTGATCACTGGCAGGAATTTTTCGTGTTTCATCACCAGTTTGCCAATTGGCTAAAGCTTAATGGCTACGACCTTGCTGAAGTAGAGCAGATGGAAGAAGATGCTCTGAATGAAATTATCGCCAAGTCGCCTTATGCTGGTTCTACCGCTAGAGATGTGGATTGGGTAAATAAAGTTCATCTGCAGGGTAGAGTGCAAAAATGGGTAGACCATTCCATTAGCGTTACGGTAAACGTGCCAGAAGATACAACCGAAGAAAAGGTAAATGAAATATACCGTACCGGGTGGGAGTCCGGCTGCAAAGGAATTACCATTTATCGCGATGGGAGCCGTTCAGGCGTTTTGGTAGAAAATAAGAAAAAAGAAGAAAAGGAGGAAGGAGCTTATATTTCTGAGCAGAAAGCACCGGCTCGTCCGCAAATTTTGGAAGCTGATGTGGTTCGTTTTAATAATAATGAAGAGCGATGGCTAGCCGTAATAGGTTTGCTTAATGATCGTCCTTATGAAATATTTACAGGACGGGCTGAGGATTCGTTTCATTTGCCTTACTGGTGTAAAACCGGTTATGTAATGAAGAGTAAGGACGCGGATGACAATACGCGTTATGATTTCCAGTATAAGGATAAAGATGACTTTAGGATTACCATAGAAGGG from Owenweeksia hongkongensis DSM 17368 encodes the following:
- a CDS encoding VOC family protein, whose product is MIDNNRAFSGFSVSDINKAREFYGDKLQLKVMDGVMGLLELHVGNGNPVIIYPKENHQPATFTILNFPVENIEEAVAQLSTRGITFERYDGFNQDSKGISRSENGPSIAWFKDPAGNILSIIQPTD
- a CDS encoding adenylate/guanylate cyclase domain-containing protein translates to MLRHVLPILLILLLNLSVSAQGNEIDSLRAHVHTLPEDTLKVNKMLELSSVYFSSAPEKAIIVAENAKKLAHKIGYRKGTAYALKNVGIAYYYQGEYVDALSSWQKSLSVFDSINDRIGVANIQSNIGAIYYNEGEYNRALDYYLKSLKISEELKDTLRIVTALTNIGAVYIDKSATLDKALEYLSRALELSEKIGASDAIANSSLNIGIVYFTRKNYDLALEYYTRSLNAMQGTDGTVFTMIEIGKVYTKQGEYSKALKTLDEALETADLLNAKPNKTTALVAKAEVYFDLKDYRKAINLYREAIILAKETNYLKFLELSYLGLGQAYFASNRYDSAYKYQTLMVNVKDSLYNIETQKLLSNQLFNFQIEKKQNEINLLKKDQELQSLDLEKQKVVRNLVIAGFVSVIIFLLVAILQKRKISKEKDRSEKLLLNILPYEIAEELKEQGKSEARDFNQVSVLFTDFVAFTELSEKLTAKELVNEINYYFKAFDNVVSKYKIEKIKTIGDAYMAAGGVPVPNPNSVKNVVLAALEMQDIVKEKRQQYSDTHILNLFSMRIGIHTGPVVAGIVGVKKFQYDIWGDTVNTAARMESSCEVGKVNISEVTYEIIKDVPELEFEHRGKIEAKGKGKLDMYFVRKKSIIN
- a CDS encoding MBG domain-containing protein — encoded protein: MQTFTKCASLGSNWSISFGNKTFLGLIIFLIPLFSTSQSSSIMDYAILGGDSNCVAPNDCGVSLGATNVILGGNVGSYTNVSTLWSFTLQGGIYARNETHIFTDAQVSGSIWSANARSSSNSTLTVGHRANLAGNLFINGDIIIQPGFVIGQVTHPAGTQYDGPTPQGGEVLSQPVFAPLPKYPFVNSFPPLGSTSIYSDANITPGSYDSIALSGVNELVFSGIGDYVFSAIKNTGYKNVFTFDFQNAPTGNIRLLIHGDVDLGKLEVNIINGGDASRIYAETHGTGSSSSDRKTAWYQNSGWIGTNKYSEWKGTVWAPFGGITISKNTSQAFVTGALFSPKFVTLNNGVTFQHVPFAFCDSSFVINISTPDSVTCSQRNVVLLANTSATNATYNWHTANGNIASGANTLSPTVNKGGLYTLTVSLASGCSQSVNVNVPESSCIIPYYPPPTAGKSPNPTGSELGTLIDNANYNDTAGNIFRLDNGGVYIEVIAVQGQYQTLLSLLQSPSYGLTNVIDNGPSSLTITGLFPIQNLQKLDSLPLLINYVRPLFPPVVNSGIALSQGDKALRAPFARLGYDVAGEGVKVGVLSNSYNTQPGNKAPTDVLNEDLPGNGNTKNPTPIKVLQDFPYGVQSDEGRAMLQIIHDVAPKAELAFTTGFLSAGNMAKGILDLAADSCDIIVDDITFITEPFLTDGVISQTVNAVADSGVSYFSSAGNFGDKSYASAFNPAPTPNNILGDAHDFGGGDIFQSVTLEPGNYTIVLQWQDSVYSIGQTSTGTNNDLDIYLTDDLGNTLFGFNRNNLNNDPLEVMPFTVTQHTQSNILIVRESGSQNVFFKYIVFQGNMIINEYQSGTSTIVGHPNAEGAMAVGAVLYSNTPEFGNTPSVASFSSRGGTPVNGTARNKPEFCAPNGVNTTVNIGGPNIESDAFPNFFGTSAAAPHAAGVAALLKSAQAKFENHNSTPLEIKNLLSNTAIDMGASGFDNESGSGFIQADQAMLSFANPKPSVSQVSFLDTTQIPGTDTISVNIIGDYFTPSSIVLLRDDTVSSNYINSSEIAANIPPFNGNPPVRVYNNPISSSLLDGGFSDTLLLFSPTKKNVQIVVNNKTKKYSEAVPLLTFEVLVDSIPFDSAGYSLYDLGLDSIDVFTTATSTSNVGIYLIRAEMDSLDLNIPYELGLSELFNYEFVDGSLTINPMPLTITAKDTTVEYGYPLGDFHFEYSFEDSLVAPSELALFSDSIEYNHQSNLTNAVAVVRRSAYGRAVVNADLRGLSYAASRRSVENSRAVAYGRAVVNSAIQYDTTYFVEIAAQSIFDYQTSPNNATLLTAPRQRGSTLSAYGRAVVNARAVAYGRAVVNGYPLVNAQPLVNGIPLINGLDTISDSGEVALVFDENDLDTLGTDSVFRFLPINLITGTDVGVHIIVPAPLFNANYNITYELGNLTITPATLTFKVDSLTRTYGDSISFSHSTSGYQYGDADSNVIKNIPTYKILDSSENSISTTQVDAGTYTIVPDSLMLVQPTNYVVHYVLGKLVVNKANLIVTAEDTSKIYGKPNPAFNLSYNGFEYNDAPGDLTLPIVSCQAVDSSSIGVYPIYLLGGSSGNYDIILIDGILTVNPAEIYVTARDTFAEAGSPAPPFNYDILGDHYSIDSILSAPSLTLGSMYTGAAGVYDINPSGLVIERASNYLIYYTTGQLYVNPKGIGTQKILLSLQCVDQISNHSSGFDYVAHISYSNRNSTPIYIPKGKNNVILSGGLNSDDPTEIFHAGNGSKDIYFDGSGFAWFVFSNQNNSLSYSLVYANNNSQKCIVAKKSSSPIELAEEYATEPSIYPNPVKNHLVINTFNQFAGEEIFIYDLNGKRTNENYILTKTDLGNYKVDFSNVHPGMYMVIVQTKEERFTYKVIKD
- a CDS encoding DUF3224 domain-containing protein yields the protein MKATGSFEVKMTPLDFSAQASDGAQLGRMSIDKTFHGDLSAQSKGEMLSAMSSVKGSAGYVAIEQANGTLHGKKGSFILQHFGTMTSTDNKLILEVVPNSGSGELENISGTMAIIIKEGKHFYEFDYQL
- a CDS encoding adenosylcobalamin-dependent ribonucleoside-diphosphate reductase, with product MKTEVVADVTDRLSYTYEEALEAASKYFDGDELAAGVWLNKYALKDSYGNIYERTPEDMHHRMAAEIARVEKKYPNPMSEAEVFEVLNRFKYIVPQGGPMTGIGNEFQVASLSNCFVIGNDGTSDSYGGVMKIDEEQVQLMKRRGGVGHDLSHIRPKGSPVKNSALTATGVVPFMERYSNSTREVAQDGRRGALMLSISIDHPDSEAFIDAKLDGTKVTGANVSVRITDAFMKAAVSGEKYTQAFPIGSKDPLITKEVDARSIWNKIIHNAWASAEPGILFWDTIIRESVPDSYKDLGFETVSTNPCGEIPLCPYDSCRLLAINLLSYVENPFSEGASFNFEKFKEHAKIAQRIADDIIDLELEKIDAIMAKIKADPESEDVKRTEFSLWEKIKEKCIQGRRTGIGITAEGDMLAALGLRYGSEESLDFTEEVHKTLAVEVYRGSMELAKDRGAFGIFDWELEKENPFLARLGETDPELLQNISKHGRRNIALLTIAPTGTTSLMTQTTSGIEPVFMVSYKRRKKINPNDKNTRTDFVDDLGDHWQEFFVFHHQFANWLKLNGYDLAEVEQMEEDALNEIIAKSPYAGSTARDVDWVNKVHLQGRVQKWVDHSISVTVNVPEDTTEEKVNEIYRTGWESGCKGITIYRDGSRSGVLVENKKKEEKEEGAYISEQKAPARPQILEADVVRFNNNEERWLAVIGLLNDRPYEIFTGRAEDSFHLPYWCKTGYVMKSKDADDNTRYDFQYKDKDDFRITIEGLSRSFNPEFWNYAKLISGVLRHGMPLLDVVHMVENLHLSDESLNTWKNGVVRALKKYIPNGTKAVESTCGECGEDAVIYQEGCLICKSCGNSKCG